One segment of Triticum aestivum cultivar Chinese Spring chromosome 2A, IWGSC CS RefSeq v2.1, whole genome shotgun sequence DNA contains the following:
- the LOC123187446 gene encoding ricin B-like lectin R40G2, whose protein sequence is MGQRSLLTPTAPTVLQSITHALLAAEMFGFGHHHKDQAPPASGPNQIFKIYCRASEDYCLAVRDGEVVLAPVNPKDETQHWLKDMRFSTTVKDEEGMPAFALVNKATGLAVKHSIGQSHPVKLVPFNPAYEDASVLWTESKDMGKGFRCIRMVNNTRLGFDALNGDKDHGGVHDGTTVVLWEWCKGDNQCWKIWPWAEAHAAVESGATMGNNAHAMGGGPPVHAVRVFCKAGEDYSLTARNGTVCLAPTNPRDDYQHWIKDMRHSNKIRDEEGYPAFALVNMVTGECIKHSTGQGHPVKLVPYNPAYQDESVLWTESRDVGKGFRCVRMVNNIYLNFDAFHGDKAHGGVHDGTEIVLWKWCEGDNQRWKILPW, encoded by the exons ATGGGGCAGCGCTCTCTCCTCACTCCCACAGCTCCCACCGTTCTCCAGTCGATCACGCACGCTCTCCTCGCCGCCGAGATGTTCGGGTTCGGGCACCACCACAAGGACCAGGCGCCGCCGGCGTCGGGCCCCAACCAGATCTTCAAGATCTACTGCCGCGCCTCCGAGGACTACTGCCTCGCCGTCCGCGACGGCGAGGTGGTGCTCGCCCCCGTCAACCCCAAGGACGAGACCCAGCACTGGCTCAAGGACATGCGCTTCAGCACCACCGTCAAGGACGAGGAGGGCATGCCGGCCTTCGCGCTCGTCAACAAGGCCACCGGCCTCGCCGTCAAGCACTCCATCGGCCAGTCCCACCCC GTGAAGCTGGTGCCGTTCAACCCGGCGTACGAGGACGCGTCGGTGCTGTGGACGGAGAGCAAGGACATGGGCAAGGGCTTCCGCTGCATCCGCATGGTCAACAACACCCGCCTCGGCTTCGACGCCCTCAACGGCGACAAGGACCACGGCGGCGTGCACGACGGCACCACCGTCGTGCTCTGGGAGTGGTGCAAGGGGGACAACCAGTGCTGGAAGATCTGGCCCTGGGCCGAGGCGCACGCCGCCGTCGAGTCCGGCGCCACCATGGGCAACAACGCCCACGCCATGGGCGGCGGGCCCCCCGTGCACGCCGTGCGCGTCTTCTGCAAGGCCGGGGAGGACTACAGCCTCACCGCCCGCAACGGCACCGTCTGCCTCGCCCCCACCAACCCCAGGGACGACTACCAG CACTGGATCAAGGACATGAGGCACAGCAACAAGATCAGGGACGAGGAAGGGTACCCTGCGTTCGCACTGGTGAACATGGTCACCGGCGAATGCATCAAGCACTCCACCGGCCAGGGCCACCCC GTGAAGCTGGTGCCGTACAACCCGGCGTACCAGGACGAGTCGGTGCTGTGGACGGAGAGCCGAGACGTGGGCAAGGGCTTCCGCTGCGTGCGCATGGTGAACAACATCTACCTCAACTTCGACGCCTTCCACGGCGACAAGGCCCACGGCGGCGTCCACGACGGCACCGAGATCGTGCTCTGGAAGTGGTGCGAGGGCGACAACCAGCGCTGGAAGATCCTCCCCTGGT AG